The sequence TCACCATCGGCGACTACACCATCATCGGACGGGGCGTTGCTGTAGAAAATAAATGCACCGTTGGCCGCTACTGCAAGCTGGAAACCAACGTATATCTGACAGCTTATTCTACCGTTGCCGATCGGGTATTTATCGCTCCGGGGGTGCTAACAAGCAACGATAATTTTGTGGGTAGAACGGAAGAACGCTTCAAACACTTCAAAGGCGTAACAATCAAACGCGGCGGCCGCGTAGGCGTTGGTGCAGTAACCTTGCCCGGTGTTGTAATCGACGAAGACGCATTGATTGCCGCCGGCGCTGTACTTACCAAAGATGCAGACCGCGACATCATCTATGCCGGTCTGCCAGCCAAACAATTCAGACAGGTACCTGAAGACCAAAAACTCGACAACCAGGGCTGGAAAGACCACTGAGGCTCAACAGAG comes from Bacteroidota bacterium and encodes:
- a CDS encoding acyltransferase, translated to MTSTEHAAISDSASIGKNTTIGAFCVIGDDVNIGSGCQIGHHVVIHAGTVIGDNVRVDDHTSIGKQPMRSPNSAVTADKIQPPAIIGARCLVGASVVIYAGCTLGEKVLVADLATVREEVTIGDYTIIGRGVAVENKCTVGRYCKLETNVYLTAYSTVADRVFIAPGVLTSNDNFVGRTEERFKHFKGVTIKRGGRVGVGAVTLPGVVIDEDALIAAGAVLTKDADRDIIYAGLPAKQFRQVPEDQKLDNQGWKDH